Below is a window of Humulus lupulus chromosome 2, drHumLupu1.1, whole genome shotgun sequence DNA.
GGGGCTGGAGAACAGCGCTGTTGTTTGATGAGCTGTCTGATCTTCTCCAAAATGGGGTCTTGAGAATAGCTGCTGTTGTGCAGCTTGTGTGaaaaaaacaagaacaaacacACGATATGATTCTTTTAATTCTATAGATGTTAACATTAGCTCCCAAAAAATCTATTTTATTATaacaagaagaaaaataatggctttttgtTAGTTAGTTTGTGCATATCTATAGTCATCAACATGTAATAATGTCTCTATTTACAAATGAACTCCGACTTACATACATGGCTGTTTGAGTAAGATTTCATACAGTGTCTGAAATTTGGTTCGTCTTCACATTTGAGTTTTTAAATAGTGTTACTTTAGTGGATATTTGGTAAGCATCAATCgttactgattttttttttctgattcaATCGTTACCGATGTTGAAATATATTATTCAGTTAATAAATAGTTGTGTTTTATGCTTTCATTACCACAACTTTTTatctttaaaataataataataatttgtcaTCCACTTTTCTATTACTCTCTCGTTGACTCTCACTTGCTTTCATTTCTTTACTCTCAAATCCCAATCGAAATAGTTACTCTCACACTTGTCCTCTCGTTTTTTATTGCTTCAGATTTTCCTCTCTCGTGATATCTCAACTAAGTATTctgtatatttgtttttttttttatgactaaaAAGCAATTTTAGAATATTGTTTTGAGTTTAtttaacataaatatttttttctccaTAGATTTCAAAACAAGTCTAGTTATACACTCAATAATATGATATGCATAATTTAAATTATTCTAATATATTAGAGTGAGAAcacactttttatttttatgtctGATTTAAAATACTGTCACATTGTCACATTATtgcattattatatatattttaaaggtgTAAAATAAATATGTCTTAATTAAAATGTTTTAGTATAATTTTTTATACTTGTATATCAAATATCATCAAAGTATGTGTTGACATTAATTTTGGTACTTATATTAAGTaccataaaatataatatttagagactataaaaatatataacaaaTATTGTAAAATTGCATGATAGAGGAACATCCAATTTACGTACAAAGACTTTGAATTGAGAAGTCAGTGGCTTGGACCGTTCCACCATTCCAATCCTTCAAGATGATGATGAATGTGGATGCTGCCTTAGATTCTCAACTTGGATTTATTGGTCTTGGTGCAAGCAATTGTGAGGGCATTTGATGGTTTCCCTTTGGCATGTTTTCCTAAGAAATTGGAAGGGCCCTATTCACCTAAAGAAGCTGAAGCACTTGCCCTTAGTTTTAGCCCTTAGCTTTAGCCTCCATTGGATTGCTAGTCTAGATATTTTTGTTGATATAATAGAAAGTGATGCTGAAGCAGTTGTTAATGCTGTCCTTTCTCAACAATTTATTTCTTCAAAATGGTGTTTTCTTGTATATGATATTAGGCACTCATTATCTATCATTCCAGGTGCAACTTTAGTTCATGTGTTACGTTGTTGTAACAAGACGACTCATGAATTGACTAAATATGCACTTACGATGCATAGTAAGTTTACTTGGTTAGACAAAATTCTACCTTGTATTCTGACTATTGTACTCACTGACTCTGTCCAATAAGTATatgattatttataaaaaaaaatagtattttgatattatttaaaattaaaattaaatttaagttATTATATTTTAGGGTTTATATCACCAAAtgtctttaatttaaaaaaaaaattatttagatttctaaattttattttgtttcactTAGGTTTTCAAACTTTTTAAAATATGTATTACATAAGTAATttttgttggaaaatgatttacaAAATAAGTAAGGGATAACAACTTATGAATcacttaattacaaaaaaaaattgggtcatTAATTATTAGTCATAAATTGTTTTCCAACATAAAGAATTTATATAATACACATTTAGTATAAGGTTGGAGACTTATTTTTTAGAAAGATCGGAGAACTACTGATATAAATCATACATTTTAAGTTACTATCAATTagatttcttttattaaaataaattccaTTATCTTTGTccgttcttttttttttaaataataatttttatgtttgaatgaattttattttatttttgcaaaagaTAGAGGTTATTGTTTGTTTGATGGGATTGAATGTCGAAGCGCAGGCTATCAAATGCCAATACTTTATTTATTATGAGTTATGACTAAAAACTTCTTCACAAAAATACACAAACAGAAACAGAAAGAACCACGAAAATCCCTTTCACTTGCTCACTCACTCTCTCCTTCCTCAAATTCCTCGAACTGACATTCATTCATATTGTCCCCTCCTCTCTCTCTATCTCgtactttgttttttttaaccAATCCGTGAAAAGCTCGTGACTTTATTATTCCTACTCTTCAGTTTGATCAATCGCCTTTCAAGGGTTTAATTTTTCCCAAATCCAAGATTCTATCTCTCTTATCAGGGAGAGAGGATTTGTTTAAGCAAAACCCTAGAAAAGTTTTGAATCCAATTGGTTTTATTAGTCTTTTATTTTTTTGCCGGTGGAACGAAAAAAAGAACGATAAACTTTTCCCGATTTGGTCGAATTTTCGAGTTCATGATTCCTGCCCGGCATGATTTTTCTTAGAGGCGATGCGTGTTTATAGGGTTTTGGAGTTCTGGTTCTATCAATGGGTGCCCTAACCAGCAACCGTAAGCGCGGAGACGAGTATTCGAGTTTGAACCACGGACACCCATCTCTGAATTCGCCCAATTTGCAAATTGCAAAGAGACCCAGATTCTCATCCATGCAGTCGAGCCCGGACCGCGCACCTGCGTTGTCATCCAAAAGTGCGGTCGCTAGGGTCTCCAGGTACCCCGAAGCGAAGCCTCCGTTGCCTAGAGTCCATGCCCCTTGTAGAACGCTCAAGTTCGGTTCCATTTCGATTCGTGATTTGAGTCAGGGAAAGGAGTCCGGTGATACTATGTTCAATCGTTTGTATGCCAAATGTAATAGTTTCAAGAACTTCGCGTTGGAGACGTTTCGTTATctacccaaggagaaggaggttaTTGAGTTAGATGGAAATGTTGAAGAAGATTCGAGCATAGAAGAAGTTGAGGTTATAGAAGATGATGATGACAGGAGAGAAGAACCGAATGTGTTCATTGTTGAAGAATTGGAGGCAAAAGCGTTGGAAAGTGGCTTCCAGACAACTCCTTCGAAAGTTTCAAACTTGTCAGACACCCCTTCGAAAGTAGAGAATGCGGGGCTGGTGTTGGACTCTTTGTCGCTTCATTCTGATTCGGAGTACGTTTCTGTATACAAGAAGTTACTCGAAACTTCGAATTCGAAGCGGACTTCCAAATTGACACGATTAAGTTCAGATATTGAATTGGCTGAGAAGAGCCGGTCTAGATTTCGAGCTCTGCGTCCTACAAAGAAAGCAGAAGCAGTTGAGGTaacattctcttcttcttttggTTTACACTTGAATTTGCAATGTTTTATCTTGATAAGTTACTTTAATTCTGTTTTAGGAAGTCCCTAGTGAACCTTTTATCCCTTTCACAAAGGAGGAAGAAGCTGAGATTGCTCAAGCGTTTTCTTCTTCTAATCGGTATGCTTTTGATGCCtgtgatattttttttctatgaaaCTGGTATTGGTGGTAACAATGTTGTGATTCCCTGCTGCAGGAGGAGGGTATTGGTTGTTCACGAGAACTCAAATCTGGAGATTACGGGTCAAATTTTGCAGTGTCTTAGACCAGGTGCCTGGTTAAATGATGAGGTGGGCTTTTTAGTAaagtataatttttattttgatggTAGTGACAATGTTTGATGTAGTTGATTGATTCTAAGATTTTGTTATGTTGGATTCGTTGAGCTGGTATTCTAAATTCTTTTCTGTTTCTGGGTTCTTACTACTTTAGGTTATTAATCTCTACATGGAGTTGCTGAAGGAGCGGGAGAAGAGAGATCCAAAGAAGTTTTTGAAATGCCATTTCTTTAACACCTTTTTCTACAAGAAGGTTGCTTACTATAACCTTTTACCTTCATTCTTTCTCTGTATGATCTCCCACATCTAAGTTTTTGTTCATGcaaaatatttatttgtttgttttgttttgttgctTCATAAAACATTTGTTAATGTGGGATTCATTTTCTGCTGCCTCTTTTATGGTTTTACTTGTCCTTGGTGTTGCTCCTAGTGGAAGTTCTGCAGTGCCAACGAATTTTTTCTCCTTCTTGGTTAATATTTTCAGTCTATATGTATTTCTGCAGTTAATAAGCGGGAATGGTTATGATTATAAATCTGTCAGAAGATGGACAACCCAAAGGAAGCTGGGATACAGCCTTGCTGACTGTGACAAAGTAACCTTTTTTCTATACAAACCTTTTCCCACACTATATTTTGTGTGATAATTTTGCTAACCGGTTCAAACTGGTCTTTTTCACTGTTCTCAGATTTTTGTCCCTGTCCACAAAGAGATACATTGGTGCTTAGCAGTAATCAATAAGAAAGAAGAGAAATTCCAGTACCTTGATTCCCTGAAAGGAAAGGATACTCGGGTGATGAAAGTACTGGTATTCTTTTGATCCTGTCTCGTTGGACATTTAACTTGAAGTGTCTCTACCATAACAAGTCACATTGGATTCTCCCCTAACATTATTGTATTCTCTTCCATATACCATAGAAAATTTTATTGGGTTTCACTTGAATAAGAACTATTTCTTATCTCCCTGCTGTGGAATTATGTTGATTTCGGGTAAATATAGTTGCACAAAATTTATTTGGTTCCATAGTTGACAGTATGTCCAAGGTGTAAATGCTTGCTGTTGTTTCTCAAACTTGCAATTTGAGTAATTTACAACTGTTTAACTCGTTAAGATAGCTGGCTTGTTGAAATTTTCTGTTGTCATGTGGTAGGCCAAATACTATGTTGATGAAGTGAAGGATAAGAGTGGAAAAGACATTAATGTAAGTTCTTGGAAACAAGAATTTGTAGAAGATCTTCCTGAGCAAGAGAATGGGTAATCCGTCCTTTTATTTGACTAGTTGTATCATTCAATCTTCCCCgcatttatttttgtaatttctgACATAAAACTAGTGAATGGATTTCTAAATGATTTTATCAACTTTCTCTTTATATACAGGTATGATTGTGGTATGTTTATGATCAAATATGCAGACTTTTATAGCAGAGGTTTGGGGCTCTGTTTCAACCAGGTAATGGATATTACATTGAAAGAGATTTTTTTCTTGGCCACCAACTTTTTTATATTTTGCCTCTTTATAAAAGTATCTTTCACACTTTGGTTGTTtataattggtttattctcttaGTTGTGTTACTGAAGAATTAGTACCATTCTACTGAATATGTTTCTCTTGTCCTTGTAGGAACACATGCCCTATTTTCGATTGAGGACAGTGAAGGAGATTCTAAGATTGAGAGCTGAGTAAGTAGATTTTGAAGTTACTATTAGTTTGACAACTAAAGTGACGCCCATCAAGAATTAGCTAGCAAATTTAGCGAAGAACACGTTCCTATGCTCAAATATATGTTgcaaaataataatttttgtCAGCATTGCTCAACCGAAGATGCATGCAACTTTGTCAGAAAAATGGATGCTAAACATACTTAGCTCCTCATTGCTCGACCGGCTAAGATTTATGAGGCATCTTAGGCCGTATTTTTTCATGTTATATACCATCTTCAAAGCCTTGAGAGCTCACTAACAAGTTTTGGAGGattgattttttcttttcttttcctgtCAAACTGTTTTAcctattttcttttccttttctttcaccTGCCCTTTTTGTGAAATTAGCAATTTGTAGTGTAAAGAAATGAGTCACAATTGTTCTGCTTAATCATATGCTTATTGTGTTTATTCTCAATAAATTTCCAATGTGATTAATTGCTTCCATGAAAGATGATCATTTAAAACCACAGTACAACTTTTTTATGATAGTCTATGCTcgtaacaagaaaaaaaaaatcgctAGTACATGATAAGATTACAAGCTTTTCTCATAACCAAATAAAATGTCATTGAATCTCCAATGGCATTGTTGAAATATTGAATTTCCAAACTATTTCCATATACAAAGGGTCAGGAGAATGAAAAAACGAATCTATtgaatttctttttctttcctaaAAATATTTGACTTCAAATTCAGTCGGCATTTAACAACAGCCCATAGTACACAACCCATAAAACCTGGCAAGAACTCATCAGACTTATCTTCAAAATATAAACGAATTACAACAACACTACAAGAGAAATGAACAGCCGCCTGGATGTGAACAGCCCAAGTCTGCACTCTCCTCTCCCAGAGATGATTCTAGGATGGCTCCTCCTCTTGCTCCTAACTGTGCAAGGgcgaaaataaaaaataaaaatttaagtttttgcttttgtttttgttttccatCCCTTCTTCCAAAGAGAGATGTGAACACTAAAGAAATTTGGGATGAGAAACTACAAGAGAGTATGAAGCCATCATTATACATGCACACAAAGTGTTGCCTCAGCGAGGTACTCTTTTCCGGCTAAGTATCTCCTGCTCCTTAAGTCTATGCTGGAACCTTGCAAGACGAGCTTGGAGGCTAACCAGACTAGCAGCCTTTCGAGACAGAACAAAGCTCAACTGAGCCACGTAGTTGTCGATGAGACTTCCTGGCTGGTCCACTTCTGCTAACAGTTTCATTTCCTGATGATCAAGAACCATAGAAATCTCAATGAACATTTCATCACAGTTGATAAACATTTCAGAAGAAACTTAGTCTACTTGTAACCAACAAGACTCCTAGAAACTACAGAAAAGATACAATCACTTACTTCCCGAACGATCTCCATTGTATCCTCAATCTCTTTCCTATGAGCGGCAATCAAGGCCTCCTCTTCCTGTAAGAATCCAAATAGCTTAAGATGACAAACAAGAAGTATAAAGAAATCTCTCTCTGtatgcataaatatatatacacgTGTGACATAAGGACAACTGCGACGCAAGTGAGACATTAAAAACCAACCTCCAGTATGGCATTAATATTCCCATCAGCACTTTCATGCTCATATCGCCTAGAACCAGCATTAGTTGAGTTTAAATTGCCAATGTTATGTGCATTAGTTGAGTTGAAATTGCCAGTGTTATGCGGTAGCTTTAAACCTGTCGAAGACGCATCTGATGAGTTGAAATTGCCAATGTTATGTGGCGGCTTTAAACCTGTCGAAGATACATCTGATCCACCACTATCTTTTTTCAGCCAGTTTCCAAACTTTTCAGATTTTTCCTCTCTGGGTACTTTTCTACGAGGTGGTGATACCTTTTGCACTTTTTCTTCTGCATCAACCAAGTTTTGGGAATAAGGGTACATTCTTTGGCTATTAGAATCACCATACGAATTTTTCATTTCAAACCGCTCCCGATCCATTGAACCAGAAGCAACCCCCTTTTCATCCCTTCCATTGAGGGGGTAACTGGATGGCAGACTTCCTGATTGCTTGTCAAAATCAGCACTAGAGTTGAAGAAGGAATTATCCTTTTCTACTACTCTTCTACCTGTATCTGCCACTTTCACCTCTTGACGTTGCTCGTAAACATCTTCTGTGTCACCAGATACCTGCTGGGAAGCTGATATAACCTCTTTGTTAGTTGGAGGAGGTATATTTGTAGCTTGATCTTTTCTAGCATTTCCACTTTTAGACAGGCTCTTTACCCTGCTCGAGAAATAATATTTTGCTGtttattaaaaaatgaaataaataaataaaaacctgAAGAAACTACTGACAAAGAAATGGAATGTGCCATAACCTATCTGCATATCTCAAAGTATTGAGTGTGTGTTCGCATGACCCTGCATTTGGTGAAATGCAAGAGATCATAACTGTCCTTGAATTTCCAACAAAAGAGTCGCGAAGCACTTCTGTAAGCTTGCTTCCACGAAATGGTATGTGTATCTGATCATTGTCCAAAGCACGGATGCACTCTTTAAGAGCCAAAAGACTCTTGTTGATTTCTGCTCCCTCAATTCTGCAATGAACCAAATATCAGTAATCAAGCAATTGGAAGTTGGAATACAGTTTGCAGAACACTACGCACATTGGACTAATATTAAAATACAGCTGCTACAGCATAGAAGGCATCTACTTATCACCCAACACAAGTATTGGTCTTCATATAATTCAATCCAGCAAGTTCCAGGTCCCATACTTCATTAAAAAAAGGTGTAGAAGCAAACAATCTTAATAATGTCTGCATCTCTAACAATTGCCAAGGACCATACGGTCAATAAAGTATATCTATCTCATTGAAACAACAGAAAACAAATAACATTTCATTTCACAGCAAAGACCCCAAAATGCACATGCATTAAGTAGCCCacccaccaaaaaaaaaaaaacctctaaATGGTAAAGTTTGACTTAGACCTATTCCAATTTCCAACCTACACAGTTTGTTCAACCTCGCAAACACTCAAGGCACAAACTATATAAACTACGGTTCCAAATTTTCTATACCAAGAATGTGACAATAAATATGTTATTATGTAGTTATATATTTGGtaaataaaatttaagttagatATTCACATTTTGTGTTTACACAATTGAGAGTGGGCAAGTCAACTGCCACATAACTTGGTACACTAAATTATGAagacaaaaaaaaagaaaaaaaaaacaggtgGGCATATATACTCTGTTACAAAAATTTAGAATGCCTCATTCTGTAAAAATGGAAATAAAAGAAGA
It encodes the following:
- the LOC133819414 gene encoding ubiquitin-like-specific protease ESD4 yields the protein MGALTSNRKRGDEYSSLNHGHPSLNSPNLQIAKRPRFSSMQSSPDRAPALSSKSAVARVSRYPEAKPPLPRVHAPCRTLKFGSISIRDLSQGKESGDTMFNRLYAKCNSFKNFALETFRYLPKEKEVIELDGNVEEDSSIEEVEVIEDDDDRREEPNVFIVEELEAKALESGFQTTPSKVSNLSDTPSKVENAGLVLDSLSLHSDSEYVSVYKKLLETSNSKRTSKLTRLSSDIELAEKSRSRFRALRPTKKAEAVEEVPSEPFIPFTKEEEAEIAQAFSSSNRRRVLVVHENSNLEITGQILQCLRPGAWLNDEVINLYMELLKEREKRDPKKFLKCHFFNTFFYKKLISGNGYDYKSVRRWTTQRKLGYSLADCDKIFVPVHKEIHWCLAVINKKEEKFQYLDSLKGKDTRVMKVLAKYYVDEVKDKSGKDINVSSWKQEFVEDLPEQENGYDCGMFMIKYADFYSRGLGLCFNQEHMPYFRLRTVKEILRLRAE